From one Solanum lycopersicum chromosome 12, SLM_r2.1 genomic stretch:
- the LOC138340517 gene encoding uncharacterized protein: protein MNRAVEAANENIKKILRKMIDKQRGWHEMLPYALLGYRMTVRTSTGATPYLLVYGTEAVVPVEVEIPLLRIIQEAELSNAHWVSKRIDQLALIDEKRMVAVCHGQLYRQRMTRAFHKRVRARNFEVGQLVLKRIFPHQDEHKGKFAPNWQGPYMVRKVLSGDALVLSKMDGTVWPKPINSDVFKRYYT from the coding sequence ATGAACAGAGCTGTAGAAGCCGCCAACGagaatatcaaaaagattttgaggaaaatgattgacaaacagcggggttggcatgaaatgttgccaTATGCTCTACTGGGTTATCGAATGACGGTCAGAACATCGACTGgggctactccatacttgctagtatatggaacagaagcagtcgtacctgttgaagtcgagataccgttattgaggatcatccaagaagctgagttAAGCAACGCGCACTGGGTTAGCAAACGGATTGATCAACTAGCTTTGATTGATGAAAAGAGAATGGTCGCTGTCTGCCATGGCCAGTTGTATAGACAAAGAATGACTCgcgcttttcacaaaagagtaagagccagaaattttgaagttggtcagttggttcttaagcgtatttttcctcatcaagacgagcacaaaggaaagttcgcacCAAACTGGCAGGGTCCCTACATGGTTCGTAAAGTACTATCTGGAGATGCTTTGGTCTTGTCCAAGATGGATGGCACTGTGTGGCCCAagcctatcaactcagatgTTTTCAAGAGATACTACACGTGA